From the genome of Mesorhizobium japonicum MAFF 303099, one region includes:
- a CDS encoding RT0821/Lpp0805 family surface protein, with translation MSRIAQAFDSRQWGVIASASAKAAIVAAALPLAACGAGGFSLEKAEVDRSILTSSTSSSPMPADSERDSDQTTIGNAVSSADIEQLGGQAVPWANTGTGSRGSITELAELKDRGQTCRRFKASRESFDGVAMFEGELCLASAGGWRMQGFKAL, from the coding sequence TTGTCGCGTATCGCGCAAGCTTTTGACAGCAGGCAATGGGGCGTTATCGCTTCGGCCAGCGCGAAAGCGGCGATCGTGGCGGCCGCTTTGCCGCTTGCCGCCTGCGGCGCGGGTGGCTTCAGCCTGGAAAAGGCCGAAGTCGACCGCTCGATCCTGACCAGCAGCACGTCGTCTTCACCAATGCCTGCCGATTCGGAGCGCGACTCAGACCAGACGACGATTGGCAACGCGGTGTCCTCCGCCGACATCGAGCAGCTCGGCGGCCAGGCCGTGCCGTGGGCCAATACCGGCACCGGCTCACGCGGCTCCATCACCGAACTGGCGGAATTGAAGGACAGGGGCCAGACCTGCCGCCGCTTCAAGGCCTCGCGCGAAAGCTTTGACGGCGTTGCCATGTTCGAGGGCGAACTCTGCCTTGCAAGTGCCGGCGGCTGGCGTATGCAAGGCTTCAAGGCGCTCTGA
- a CDS encoding DnaJ C-terminal domain-containing protein has protein sequence MRDPYEVLGVAKNASAKDIKSAYRKLAKKHHPDQNPNDPKAKDRFAAANQAYEIVGDEKNRAAFDRGEIDADGKPRFQGFEGAAGGGDPFAGFRRQQGAGGSRFEFRSGRPGGDPFDGNSDIFSQIFGDAFSGARGAGMGDRRQPATAADLNVTLDVTIEEAATAEKVTAMFPDGRKVAVKLPAFVEDGQTIRLKGQGEQGPGQPGDALVKIHIRRHPRYRIEGRDLHADVPVSLADAVLGAKVPVETPTGRLAVNVPAWSSSDKVLRLKGRGLPEKAGGHGDLYAHVRIMLPEGGDSALEALLRGQKG, from the coding sequence ATGCGCGACCCGTATGAGGTCCTGGGCGTTGCAAAGAACGCATCGGCCAAGGACATAAAATCGGCGTACCGGAAACTCGCCAAGAAACATCATCCGGACCAGAATCCGAATGATCCCAAGGCGAAGGACCGTTTTGCCGCGGCCAACCAGGCCTATGAGATCGTCGGCGACGAGAAGAACCGTGCCGCTTTCGATCGCGGCGAGATCGACGCCGACGGCAAGCCGCGCTTCCAGGGTTTTGAGGGTGCCGCCGGTGGCGGCGACCCCTTTGCCGGGTTTCGCCGCCAGCAAGGCGCCGGCGGTTCGCGATTCGAATTCCGATCGGGGCGCCCGGGCGGCGATCCGTTCGACGGCAACAGCGATATTTTCAGCCAGATTTTCGGCGACGCCTTTTCCGGCGCACGCGGTGCCGGCATGGGCGACCGCCGCCAGCCCGCGACGGCGGCCGATCTGAACGTCACGCTCGACGTCACCATCGAGGAAGCCGCGACCGCCGAAAAGGTGACGGCGATGTTCCCGGATGGCCGCAAGGTGGCGGTCAAGCTGCCGGCCTTTGTCGAAGATGGCCAGACCATCCGGCTGAAGGGGCAGGGCGAGCAGGGGCCGGGCCAGCCCGGCGACGCGCTGGTCAAAATCCATATCCGCCGGCATCCGCGCTACCGCATCGAGGGTCGCGACCTGCATGCCGATGTGCCGGTGTCGCTGGCGGATGCGGTGCTGGGCGCCAAGGTGCCGGTCGAGACACCGACAGGCAGGCTGGCGGTCAACGTTCCCGCCTGGTCGAGCTCGGACAAGGTCCTGCGGCTCAAGGGCAGGGGCCTGCCGGAAAAGGCCGGCGGCCATGGCGACCTCTACGCCCATGTCCGCATCATGCTGCCGGAGGGCGGCGACAGCGCTCTCGAGGCGTTGCTGCGTGGTCAAAAAGGCTGA
- a CDS encoding histidine phosphatase family protein, whose translation MYPLVYIVRHGQTAWNAEARLQGQADTDLNALGREQATGNGRRLAELVGDPGDFDFVASPMRRTRETMERIRAAMKLDPLAYRTDTRLIEVNFGDWQSFTFAELETQSPGAKRSRARDKWNFQPPGDGAESYQMLLERVKPCFDEIDRKTVCVTHGGVMRTLFRFVLDMAEDEAANLEIPQDRVLKLEGQSLEWL comes from the coding sequence ATGTACCCGCTGGTTTATATCGTGCGCCACGGCCAGACCGCGTGGAACGCCGAGGCCCGGCTTCAGGGGCAGGCCGACACCGATCTCAATGCCCTTGGCCGCGAGCAGGCGACCGGAAACGGGCGTCGGCTGGCCGAACTTGTCGGCGATCCCGGGGATTTCGATTTCGTCGCCAGCCCGATGCGGCGGACGCGCGAAACGATGGAACGCATCCGCGCCGCGATGAAGCTCGATCCGCTCGCCTATCGAACCGATACCAGACTGATTGAAGTCAATTTCGGTGACTGGCAGAGCTTTACCTTTGCCGAGCTGGAGACGCAGTCTCCCGGAGCCAAGCGGTCACGCGCACGGGACAAGTGGAACTTCCAGCCGCCCGGCGACGGTGCGGAGAGCTACCAGATGCTGCTCGAACGGGTGAAACCCTGCTTCGACGAGATCGACCGCAAGACGGTCTGCGTGACGCATGGCGGCGTCATGCGCACCCTGTTCCGTTTCGTGCTTGATATGGCCGAGGACGAGGCCGCGAACCTGGAAATACCGCAGGATCGCGTGCTCAAACTTGAAGGCCAGAGCCTCGAGTGGCTTTAG
- the fabI gene encoding enoyl-ACP reductase FabI: MAGGQGLMAGKRGLILGIANNRSIAYGIAKACVDHGAEIALTYQGEAFKKRVEPLAAELGAFVAGHCDVTDSASLDEVFANVAKHWGKLDFLVHAIAFSDKDELTGRYVETTRDNFLRTMDISVFSFTTIAKRAEALMTEGGSLLTLTYYGAEKVMPHYNVMGVAKAALEASVRYLAVDLGGKKIRVNAISAGPIKTLAASGIGDFRYILKWNEYNSPLKQTVTQEEVGDSGVYFLSDLSRGVTGEVHHVDSGYHVVGMKAVDAPDISTVKE; this comes from the coding sequence ATGGCGGGTGGACAGGGCCTGATGGCCGGCAAGCGCGGCCTTATTCTTGGCATCGCGAACAACAGGTCGATTGCCTACGGCATCGCCAAGGCATGCGTCGACCATGGCGCCGAGATTGCGCTGACCTATCAGGGCGAGGCGTTCAAGAAGCGCGTCGAGCCGTTGGCGGCGGAACTGGGCGCCTTTGTCGCCGGCCATTGCGACGTCACCGATTCGGCGAGCCTCGACGAGGTTTTCGCCAATGTCGCCAAGCATTGGGGCAAGCTTGATTTCCTCGTCCATGCCATCGCCTTCTCCGACAAGGACGAACTGACCGGCCGCTATGTCGAGACGACGCGCGACAACTTCCTGCGCACCATGGACATTTCGGTGTTTTCCTTCACCACCATCGCCAAGCGTGCCGAGGCGCTGATGACCGAGGGCGGTTCATTGCTCACGCTGACCTACTACGGCGCCGAGAAGGTGATGCCGCACTACAACGTCATGGGCGTCGCCAAGGCCGCGCTCGAAGCCAGCGTGCGTTATCTCGCCGTCGATCTCGGCGGCAAGAAGATCCGCGTCAACGCCATATCGGCCGGCCCGATCAAGACGCTGGCGGCCTCGGGCATCGGCGATTTCCGCTACATACTGAAGTGGAACGAATACAATTCGCCGCTGAAGCAGACGGTCACGCAGGAGGAGGTCGGCGATTCCGGCGTCTATTTCCTGTCCGACCTGTCGCGTGGCGTCACCGGTGAGGTGCACCATGTCGATTCCGGCTATCACGTGGTCGGTATGAAGGCGGTCGACGCGCCTGATATTTCGACGGTCAAGGAATAA
- the pdxH gene encoding pyridoxamine 5'-phosphate oxidase, whose amino-acid sequence MSDTELTTSDFTEAAEPFRLFAAWLDDATKSEINDANGVALATVDAEGMPDVRMVLLKGFDEGGFVFYTNFESAKGQEILGSMKAAMCFHWKSLRRQVRIRGPVEIVSDAEADAYYATRPRGSRIGAWASKQSRPLESRFALEKAVAEYTARYAIGEIPRPKHWSGFRIVPKTIEFWHDRPFRLHDRVVFSRNAKGDWDKARLYP is encoded by the coding sequence ATGAGTGACACAGAGTTAACAACCAGTGACTTTACCGAAGCGGCCGAGCCGTTTCGCCTCTTTGCCGCATGGCTGGACGACGCCACCAAGAGCGAAATCAACGATGCCAATGGCGTGGCGCTGGCGACCGTCGACGCCGAAGGCATGCCGGATGTGCGGATGGTGCTGCTGAAGGGGTTCGATGAAGGCGGCTTTGTCTTCTACACGAATTTCGAAAGCGCGAAGGGCCAGGAGATTCTTGGCAGCATGAAGGCGGCGATGTGTTTCCACTGGAAATCGCTACGCCGGCAGGTGCGCATTCGCGGCCCGGTGGAGATCGTCAGCGATGCCGAGGCCGACGCCTATTACGCGACGCGCCCACGCGGCAGCCGCATCGGCGCCTGGGCGTCGAAGCAGTCACGGCCGCTGGAAAGCCGCTTCGCGCTGGAGAAAGCTGTCGCCGAATACACGGCGCGCTACGCCATCGGCGAGATTCCGCGCCCGAAGCACTGGTCTGGGTTCCGCATCGTGCCGAAGACGATCGAGTTCTGGCACGACCGCCCATTCCGGCTGCATGACCGGGTGGTTTTTTCCCGCAACGCGAAAGGCGATTGGGACAAGGCGCGGCTCTATCCCTGA
- a CDS encoding DUF1344 domain-containing protein, with protein sequence MRTLIGAVAATLLYSTAAFAGQTEGLIKKIDKDALTLTLDDGKSYKLNAETDLDSLKPGMDIVIAYDVTNGENVVTDMQLPDSDTN encoded by the coding sequence ATGCGTACCCTGATTGGCGCTGTTGCCGCCACCCTGCTCTATTCCACCGCCGCCTTCGCCGGACAGACCGAAGGCCTGATCAAGAAGATCGACAAGGACGCGCTGACCCTGACGCTGGACGACGGCAAATCCTACAAGCTGAACGCCGAAACCGATCTCGACTCGCTGAAGCCGGGCATGGACATCGTCATCGCTTACGACGTCACCAATGGCGAGAATGTCGTGACCGATATGCAGTTGCCGGACAGCGACACGAACTAG
- a CDS encoding GNAT family N-acetyltransferase — protein MNASLPLSQRNGRLLLRRPTKADLDFLVDLFSRHELVAHRPDPVADTPQQSAARLARDIGHWDRHGFGRWAVEVEGKPVGFGGVTVSADFDGLNLSCHLHPQSWGHGYATELVRAALDAAFGPLHAERVIGLVRVANPASRRVLEKCGFAFEQEVMLHGAPTMLFALPRPHWMRISDPAA, from the coding sequence ATGAACGCGTCATTGCCTCTGAGCCAGCGCAACGGACGGCTTTTGCTGCGCCGACCAACGAAGGCCGATCTGGATTTCCTGGTGGATCTCTTTTCGCGCCATGAACTTGTTGCCCATCGCCCCGATCCTGTTGCGGACACGCCTCAGCAGAGCGCCGCCAGGCTAGCCCGCGACATCGGCCATTGGGACAGGCACGGCTTTGGCCGCTGGGCGGTCGAGGTCGAAGGAAAGCCGGTCGGCTTCGGTGGCGTCACCGTATCGGCGGATTTTGACGGCCTGAACTTGTCCTGCCACCTTCATCCCCAGAGCTGGGGACATGGCTATGCCACCGAACTGGTCAGGGCGGCGCTGGATGCCGCGTTCGGCCCCCTGCATGCCGAGCGGGTCATCGGCCTCGTTCGGGTCGCCAACCCGGCATCACGTCGGGTGCTGGAGAAATGCGGCTTCGCCTTCGAGCAGGAGGTGATGTTGCACGGCGCGCCAACGATGCTTTTCGCGCTGCCACGACCGCACTGGATGCGTATTTCCGATCCTGCCGCATAG
- the aroC gene encoding chorismate synthase: MSHNTFGHLFRVTTWGESHGAALGCVVDGCPPGIRFTRDEIQAELDKRRPGQSRFVTQRREPDEVKVLSGFVLDEDGETMITTGTPVSMLIENVDQRSKDYGEIARQYRPGHADYTYDVKYGIRDYRGGGRSSARETAARVAAGALARKVVPGMVVRGALVSMGEKSIDRANWNWNFIGDAENPFFTPDPASVPVFTQYLDGIRKAGSSVGAVIEIVADGVPPGLGAPIYAKLDQDIASGLMSINAVKGVEIGNGFEAARITGEQNADEMRIGNDGKPVFLSNNAGGILGGISTGQAIVARFAVKPTSSILTPRKSIDKDGNDVEVMTKGRHDPCVGIRAVPIGEAMVACAIADHYLRHRGQTGKGIGSRE, translated from the coding sequence ATGTCTCACAACACGTTCGGCCACCTTTTCCGCGTCACCACCTGGGGCGAAAGCCATGGCGCAGCGCTTGGCTGCGTGGTCGACGGCTGCCCGCCCGGCATCCGCTTCACGCGTGATGAAATCCAGGCCGAACTCGACAAGCGCCGGCCGGGCCAGTCGCGCTTCGTGACCCAGCGCCGCGAACCCGACGAGGTGAAGGTGCTGTCGGGTTTCGTCCTCGACGAGGACGGCGAGACGATGATCACCACCGGCACGCCGGTCTCGATGCTGATCGAGAATGTCGACCAGCGATCGAAGGACTATGGCGAGATCGCCCGCCAGTACCGGCCGGGCCATGCCGACTACACCTATGATGTCAAATACGGCATCCGCGACTATCGCGGCGGCGGCCGCTCCTCCGCCCGCGAGACCGCGGCCAGGGTCGCCGCCGGCGCGCTCGCCCGTAAGGTGGTGCCCGGCATGGTGGTGCGCGGAGCCCTGGTCTCGATGGGCGAAAAATCGATCGACCGCGCCAATTGGAACTGGAATTTCATCGGCGACGCGGAGAATCCGTTCTTCACGCCCGATCCCGCTTCGGTTCCCGTTTTTACGCAGTATCTCGACGGTATCCGCAAGGCGGGATCTTCGGTCGGCGCTGTGATCGAGATCGTCGCCGATGGCGTTCCGCCAGGGCTCGGCGCGCCGATCTATGCCAAGCTCGACCAGGACATTGCGTCGGGCCTGATGTCGATCAACGCCGTCAAGGGCGTCGAGATCGGCAATGGTTTCGAGGCCGCCCGCATCACCGGTGAGCAGAATGCCGACGAAATGCGCATCGGCAATGACGGCAAACCGGTGTTCCTCTCCAACAATGCCGGCGGCATCCTCGGCGGCATCTCGACCGGTCAGGCGATCGTGGCCCGCTTCGCCGTCAAGCCGACCTCGTCGATCCTGACGCCGCGAAAGTCGATCGACAAGGACGGCAACGACGTCGAGGTGATGACCAAGGGCCGCCATGATCCCTGTGTCGGCATCCGCGCCGTGCCGATCGGCGAAGCGATGGTTGCCTGCGCGATTGCCGATCACTATCTGCGGCATAGGGGACAGACGGGGAAGGGAATAGGCAGTAGGGAATAG
- the ribB gene encoding 3,4-dihydroxy-2-butanone-4-phosphate synthase: MPYDQKKIVEAIRAFERGEIVVVMDDDGRENEGDLIVAAVHCTPEKMAFIVRNTSGIVCTPMPREEAKRLNLQPMVADNDSAHTTAFTVSVDFKHGTTTGISADDRTLTVRNLANGNVGASDFVRPGHIFPLIAREGGVLMRSGHTEAAVDLCKLAGLPPIGVISELVNDDGTVKRGPQVQAFAEEHGLKQVSVADLIAYRQRKETLVERVACSDIDTLGGKAQVFTYTLPWDTMHHVAVVFGDIRDGEEVPVRLHSEDVVTDVFGTSHRLDGIMKAMGERKRGVIVYLREGSVGVAHQERKRPLSGDREDHEEARRRENEWREIGLGAQILKDLGISSINLIASRERHYVGLEGFGIHIAKTEIL, translated from the coding sequence ATGCCTTACGACCAGAAGAAGATTGTCGAAGCCATCCGCGCTTTCGAACGCGGCGAGATCGTCGTCGTCATGGATGATGACGGGCGCGAGAATGAGGGCGACCTGATCGTCGCCGCCGTTCACTGCACGCCGGAAAAGATGGCCTTCATCGTGCGCAACACCTCCGGCATCGTCTGCACGCCGATGCCACGCGAGGAAGCCAAGCGGCTCAACCTGCAGCCGATGGTCGCCGACAATGATTCAGCCCACACCACCGCCTTTACCGTCAGCGTCGATTTCAAGCATGGCACGACGACAGGCATTTCGGCCGACGACCGCACGCTCACCGTGCGCAACCTCGCCAACGGCAATGTCGGCGCCTCCGATTTCGTCCGTCCGGGTCACATCTTTCCGCTGATCGCGCGCGAAGGCGGCGTCCTGATGCGTTCGGGCCATACCGAAGCGGCGGTCGATCTCTGCAAGCTCGCCGGCCTGCCGCCGATCGGCGTCATTTCCGAACTGGTCAATGATGACGGTACCGTCAAGCGCGGCCCCCAGGTGCAGGCTTTCGCCGAAGAGCATGGCCTGAAGCAGGTATCGGTCGCCGACCTCATCGCCTACCGCCAGCGCAAGGAAACGCTGGTCGAACGCGTCGCCTGCTCCGATATCGACACGCTTGGCGGCAAGGCGCAGGTCTTCACCTACACGCTGCCCTGGGACACGATGCATCACGTTGCCGTCGTCTTCGGCGACATCCGCGATGGCGAGGAGGTGCCGGTGCGGCTGCATTCCGAGGATGTGGTGACCGATGTCTTCGGCACCAGTCATCGCCTGGACGGCATCATGAAAGCGATGGGCGAGCGCAAGCGCGGCGTCATCGTCTATCTCAGAGAGGGCTCCGTCGGTGTCGCGCATCAGGAGCGCAAGCGCCCGCTGAGCGGCGACCGCGAGGATCATGAAGAGGCCCGCCGGCGCGAGAACGAATGGCGCGAGATCGGCCTCGGCGCGCAGATCCTGAAGGATCTCGGCATTTCCTCGATCAACCTGATCGCCTCGCGCGAGCGTCATTATGTCGGCCTCGAAGGGTTTGGCATCCACATCGCCAAGACCGAGATCCTCTGA